CTCCAGGAGTCATTTCCTCAACCTCAGCAACCTGCATTGGTTGAACATAGGGACAAGATCATGAACTTTGGTTCAAACATGTGGAAGAAAAGGTGACAATTTGACAATTGGTGGCAAAATGCTGGATATGTATAAGAGTATGTACTATAGTGCCGACCACTTTCACTatagagagaggaagagaatcAATTGTGAATAAAAGCCAAAACAGGTATTAACTGTATGTCTTCctgaatattaattaaatttatgcTTTACTTCTACAACTGATTATTGAAACAATTATACACAAGAGTTAAAAAGTTTGAATGGGCAACAAACCTTGATTAAGACTCTATCATTCAGAGGCTTGAGATCCTTCACATCTTCGGTTTCAAGAATACCAACTATGTCATCATCCTTTAGTATAAGATGCTTAGAACCATTGAACTCTACCTCTGTCCCAGCATACTTGGAGTAGACAACTTCGGCACCAGTCTATAAAATGGAAAGCATTCGGTAAACAGGAAACTAAGGCTATAACGAAATGGAAAATATTCAATAAACTCAAACAATGGTTCATCATAGCTAATGAGGATAACAACATGTACAATCATCAAGCACCTGAACACTGATGCCCACTTTGGTCTTCCCAATTGTTTTACCCTCTCCAACAGCAACCACCTCACCTCCTTGAGGCTTTGTCTGAGCACTGGTTGGGAGTAAGATTCCACCACCAGTTTTCTCTTCCACGGTTTTGATCTTCACAAGCACTCTGTCACCTAAAGGCTTAATCGAAGTGTACTGCAGAATTGGATCAGAACAAATGAACATCAGATAAACCACATATAACACTGACACAATGAATTCAATAACGGGGctaattttataacaaatccaaacaaacaaacagacttccataatttttgtatttataaaaaaatcgtTCTTTTGGAGAGATGGGCAAACATAACTCGAAACTTAAACAGGTAAACCTACCACAAATAGTAAAAACCCTAAATATAACAAATTGCCGAGCTAAGAATAACCCAACGATCATCAATAGTTTCAAACATGTATAAGTAGAGAATACAAAGCCCTTCACTACAAATGGcataataaaaattcaaatcatgTACGGATACTCGTTTTtcaaatcattatcatcacaAAATTAGACACACAATTAGGAAAATTacccacaaaaaaagaaataaagaaatgaaCCATAGTCAGATTGGGAACAACAAGcaatagaaaaacaaagaagaagcaaacatAACAACCTTGGGAGCGACCGTTGTGGCAGCCTTGACGACGAGACCACGGAAGGACCTGTGGCTTACAAGTGAGACTCCTACTGGAGACCCAAACTTGAGGTTTGAAGGTCTGAGGCCTTCAAATGACGCCAAGTTCCTCGCCGAGATTGACGACGCTGTCAGCTGAGATGTGGCCATTTCTGCGTATCACCCACATGAAACAATTCAGCatagaaatgaaggaaaaagtatatcaattgaaaaaattaaaattgccCAAATGAATAAAACGCAGCTATACAAGTTTGAAACGACGAAGGGAAAGCTAATAACCTCTTGAATTTGAAGCAgaagggagagaaagagagaataggaagaagatgaggaggAAAACTCAGTGGCTTAGTTAGAGTGAAGAAGATAAAACCCTAAACTTTGCACTTGCAGGCTTGGGTTTTATCAGATGATAAAACGACTCTTGTAGAActccttatttttttggctttcaCCGCACCTTTTAATTTGGGTGGGTTATGGGTACCCGCCCGATCACACAACCTAGAGGATTCTGGAAACATGGGCCTGATCGAGTGGGTCAAAAATTCGAAATGGGTCCAGCTTCTGCTTTGGGCCATCTGCTCAATTCATAAGTGTTGCGAATCTGCTTTGGCCCAAACAAgcaagttattttttttcttctcaatttttttatttttataataatcttTCACACACAACACAAGGGAACTCAACAGTCAACAGAGGAATGTGAAAATGGCGCAcgtgtatatataaatttccAGATGGGCGGTTAACTAAGGTTAACTAGCCACTCAGATGATCATTAGCTCATTCTAGCTGGCTATGGTTATAATTTCTTCATAAGTTAACTGGTAATTTGGTCACATTGTAAATACAGAAAATGTGTAAGTGGGGTAATAGCCAAATCAGCGTTAAGTTTTTAGGTTATCTTTCAGTGACTACTATCCATACAAAAAAATCAGCTAAATCAGAACTTAGTTATTTAAATATCCGCATTTTCGTCTCATTTTCACTTAacatattgtttttttttttaagaataaCTTCAAATACAAACGATTCTGACCATCGGAATATAGAAAAGAACATAAACTTCCTTAATATAGGAAAGTTCTCTGGACATGGGAAGTTAACTTACGAACCATCAAAGAAGCAACAGGGCGAAATCTGATTGTATGTGGGACGTATGGATGACGCAATCTTGGTTAGGTCCTCATACTGCATTGCGTGATTATGTTGACGTGGGATACTTTGTTCATTAATCCTCCGCGACAatctcatttatttatttgcttgCTAGTGTCTACGCGTTGTTCAACATGATCCATTTTGGTCAGACgtcactttttaattttgattttgattttgaatattttgattatATAATAGGCTTGCTTATGTTTGAGATGACGCTTTTAAATTTGTACTTACTACCTTTTGATGGGGATGGATAAGGATGACTTGACCCAGTTGACTTGTTTAAACTACAGTTGTTTTGCTAGGGATTTACCATTACCAATTTCAAGtcaatgtttgttttttggggtTAAAGATTTCATGTCATATATGATTGGTGATTCATTCACAAACAAATGAGATGCTTTTCTGGTATGTTTACTTTCCTAATGGGATGAGGAGAAATTGGATTGAGAGAGTTATCTgaattcctattgaagttatttactaaaccatatggaatCCGGGTAGGAGTGGTACTAATTCCTtataagttgtttactaaattcTCATGAATTGGAATTGAATTAAACCAAATTGATTACTAAAATTCCCTTgttgttgggttaaagtatCTGACAAATTaggaattttaaaatttgtgtgACGATATAATaagtaaaaaatatgaattccTAATGGGTTACTTAGTCTTCAAAGAATTAAAGCATTTCCATTGGGAGGCCCCCAAATGTGTTTCTAGCACCCAAGTCTTGCTAGGGCAAGAGCTAGTCTCCACCAATCTGGGCAAGCCCAAAGGCAACACTTGCCTGGGCTGGTGCCTAGATAAGATGACCTAATGCTGAAGTCATTGTGATATCAGCAGCcaatttaaataacaaaaaaattgaataaaatacaattaaaaaagaccaaaattttaaaatttttaaaaaataaatacctagccatattcttcacttcccacactaaaactctatacaaatatCTCacctcatatctcatgtgaatagtggttgcccttgggTTGTCATGACAATGGAtggaaaaccaacaaaaaaaattgatatggCATGCACTATTCATGTAAATAGTAACATCAATTGCCTCCCATTGccttttgccatggcaaatgggtggaaatACTCTTAGAAGTAAACACATGAGTATCCGTAATATGAATTCAACTCCTTATTTTAATTTCGATTATGGATTAGTAAAGCCATTCATTCCTATGAAATGAATATCCCTTATATAGATTGTTTGGTTCGGAGGAATATAGCCAAATCATTCATTCCTATGAAATGAATATCCCTTTGTTCTCCTTAAAAAAAGtattcatgattttttttaaaggggATTCTAATTTGAAATCTCTTCCAACATTAAAAATAGAGTATCTATATAATAAAATGAGCATTTCCAAATTAAAAGTTAAGAAAATACTCATTTCATCTATGCAATCG
Above is a genomic segment from Prunus dulcis chromosome 7, ALMONDv2, whole genome shotgun sequence containing:
- the LOC117634601 gene encoding 20 kDa chaperonin, chloroplastic, which codes for MATSQLTASSISARNLASFEGLRPSNLKFGSPVGVSLVSHRSFRGLVVKAATTVAPKYTSIKPLGDRVLVKIKTVEEKTGGGILLPTSAQTKPQGGEVVAVGEGKTIGKTKVGISVQTGAEVVYSKYAGTEVEFNGSKHLILKDDDIVGILETEDVKDLKPLNDRVLIKVAEVEEMTPGGLLLTEASKEKPSIGTVIAVGPGTLDEEGNKKPLSISEGSTVLYSKYAGNDFKGKDGSEYIALRASDVIAILS